In Nostoc sphaeroides, the genomic window GAAAGGAAGATTGCTAAAAGCAGCAGTATCAATTGCCCGTAATCGCACCCAGTAACTCGGCAAATAGCCTACGTAAAACAGCCCCATAATAGAAGCGGAAACATCAGCGATCGTGGCAAATTTGGGCTGAAACAGCAGGTAAAAACAAATAAGTGTGCCAGCTATCGGCATCACAGCATCAGCTAAACTGCCATCCAGGGTACAAATTACCAGCAGAACTTGGCTGACACCCATAGTGGTTTTAGCGGCGGGAGCGATGCCTCTGGCTCGTACTAAATTAAAATATTCCTGTTGACCCAAAAAGATGATAATCGCAAAGATGATGGTAAAGTACCAACCCCCCAAAAGGGTTGCAGAAAGAGCAAGAGCGATCGCAACAATTCCACTAATAATCCGAGACCAAGGCATAGAAGTATTTTGGATTTAGTCTAGTTTCTCACCACTGAGGATAAAAATGGGATCAACGGCGGTAAAGGTTTGAGAATAGCCACGCGTCTCTAAGCGGTTAACCGCAGACTGAACGACTTCGATATTTCTAGCCCTTAACAGAGAAAAGCTCTGAGAAATAGCATACAGACTTTCTAGATTAGCAGCTGTGGCTACAACCCGACCGGATGGGGGCAAATAATGCCATGCTGCTTGCAGAATCTCTTGAATGGGGCGTCCTCCCTCGATACAAACCCGGTGAGGTGTAACTTTAAGATCGTGTAAACACTCTGGGGCGCTACCTTCAATTACTTCGACGTTTTTCACATCAAAGCGATCGCAGTTCCGCTTGATCAGATTAGCTACTTCTTCATCCCTTTCTATAGCGATAATCTTTCCGTCTGGACACAATAGCCCCACCTCTACCGGAATTGTACCTGTCCCTGCGCCAATATCCCACAAAACAGAATCTGATTTTAGTCGCAGTTGGGCAATTAACAGTAATCGGACTTCTCGCTGACTCAGGGGAATTCCTGGCAAATTTTCAAACAATTCATCGGGAATACCAGGGGTAATATAAGGCCAAAGTTGGGAGGGCATAGAATTACGCAATTATACTAAAGATATAGATTTGCCAAATTGAAAAGCTATAGAGCTATAAAAACTTTTCAAACGTAGCATTAGAAGAAACCATAATGATCGGCGAAATATTAGGCGATCGCTACGAAGTTCAGCAGCTATTAGGAAAAAAAGCAGGGCGGCGGACTTTGTTAGCTCGTGATTTGCAAACTCAGGAATTAGTTGTCATCAAGTTACTCTCTTTTGGTGATGATTTTGAATGGGATTCACTTAAGCTGTTTGAGCGGGAAGCTGAAACTTTAAAATCTTTGTCACATCCCTTAATACCTCAGTATTTAAACTATTTTGAGGTAAATTTACCAACCATTAAAGGATTTGCCCTGGTACAAACTTATATAAGAGCAAAAACTTTAGAGCAATACTTACAAACCGGGCGAACTTTTACAGAAACTGAAGTCAAACAGATAGCCAAAGCGCTTTTAGAGATTCTTATTTACCTACATGAGCTACATCCGCCTGTAATTCACCGTGATATTAAGCCTAGCAATATTTTATTAGGGGAGCGTTCTGGTAATAGTGTTGGTCAAGTTTATTTGGTAGATTTTGGCTCAGTACAGACTGTCCTCGCCACAGAAACCGGGACAAGAACTGTGGTAGGAACTTATGGCTATATGCCACCAGAGCAATTTGGCGGACGGACTGTTGCAGCATCTGACCTTTATAGTTTAGGCGCAACGTTAATTTATTTAATGACGGGTAATCACCCAGCCGATTTACCGCAAAAGGATTTTCGCATTCAGTTTGAACAAGCGGCTAATGTGAGTCCCAGCTTTAGCAAGTGGCTAAAGTGGATGATTGAACCCAGTTTAGAAGGGCGTTTTAGTTCTGCTGCTGGTGCGATCGCAGCCTTAGACAAACCACAAGCGACATTACCTGCTTTAGTTGTTCGTAAACCAGACGGGAGTAAGATTCAACTAACCAAAAATTGGGATTCTCTAGAAATTATCATTCCACCAGCTGGTTTGCATGAATCAATAGTATTCACAGGTTTATTTGCGATCGTCTGGAATTCATTTGTCCTAATTTGGACAATTAACGCTCTCTCAATAATGCCTTTTCCTGGCAACATCCCCTTTGCCTTGTTCTCACTTCCTTTTTGGGGTGCTGGCTTTATGATGATGTATAAATTTATCTTTAATTTGTTTGGAAGCATCTACTTACGCCTGAATCCAGAACAAATTACTCTAACCTGGGAGTTGTTTAGTTGGAAGTTTGAGCGTCCCCGTCCATCTCCAAGGCAAAGTGTGAATAAGTTGGTTTACATTCCAAAACACTTTATTAAAGGCTCTAAAGACACTAGAGTTGCCGTTCCAGCACAATTATATATTTGCTCAGGATTAAAAAAATATCAGATTGGTGGAAACGATGGCGGTATTAAATCCGAAGTAGAACTTGAATGGTTAGCTCATGAATTAAGTGAGTGGTTAGGTTTGCCAATTACCAATCCAATGGGAAGTGAGTTGAGCTAATCATTGACCAAATAAGTACTGTACTAGTAGTCTGTCCCATTAATTTTGCGGGGTTGTAGAGACGCGAAATTTCGCGTCTTTACAGGGTTTTGGTAACAAACTAATCAATCAGAATTAATGAGACAGAGCACTAGTGGTCTGTCCCATTAATTTTGCGGGGTTGTAGAGACGCGAAATTTCGCGTCTTTACAGGGTTTTGGTAACAAACTAATCAATCAGAATTAATGAGACAGAGCACTAGTGGTCTGTCCCAAAAATTTTGAAGGGTTGTAGAGACGCGAAATTTCGCGTCTTTACAGGGTTTTGGTAACAAACTAATCAATCAGAATTAATGAGACAGAGCACTAGTGGTCTGTCCCAAAAATTTTGAAGGGTTATAAAAGTTCGTAGTAAGGACTTTAGTCCTTGATTTGAGCGATAAATCGCTCACTACAAACCAATTAAAAAAGTCTGAGCGCGGAAAACCAACGCTCAGACTTTTTTTATTCGTTTTTCTTACACCCTAAACAAAGGCAAAGGATTCAGGACTTTTCATCAAAAGCGACAATGGCATTTTTTACTCTTCTTTTAGCGATGCCATGTCAATCACAAAGCGGTACTTCACATCGCTTTTTACCATCCGCTCGTATGCTTGATTGATTTTCTGAATCGGGATAAGTTCGATGTCACTGACGATATTGTGTTCAGCGCAAAAGTCGAGCATTTCTTGTGTCTCCTGAATCCCGCCAATCATCGAACCGGCAATTACTCGGCGCTTAAAAATCAAGTTACCGATATTGGGTGATGGGTGCGGATTTTCCGGTACACCAAGCAAGCACAGCGTACCACCACGCTTAAGCAACTGAGTGTACGCATCCAGGTTGTGCGATACCGAAACTGTGTTGAGAATGAAGTCGAAGCTGTTGATATGCTTGTTCATCTCATCGCTGTTTTTTGAAATGACAACCTCATCGGCTCCAAGGCGCTTGGCATCTTCGGTCTTCCCTGACGATGTTGTGAACAGGACAGTGTAAGCACCAAAAGCGTGGGCTAATTTTAGCCCCATGTGTCCCAACCCACCAAGTCCGACGATACCCACCTTATCGCCTTTGCCAACTTTCCAGTAGCGCAAAGGCGAGTACGTCGTGATCCCCGCACACAACAGGGGTGCGACGCCAGCGAGATCCAGCTTTTCCGAAACGCGTAGCACGTAATTTTCATCCACGACTATCTGGTTTGAATAACCGCCGTAAGTCGTTTTCCCTGTCTGCTTCTCTGGGCTGTTGTAGGTGAAGATAATTTCGTTATCACAGTACTGCTCAAAACTCTCACGGCAATTTGGACAGGTGCGACAAGAATCGACCATACAACCAACGCCCGCAGTCTCGCCTACCTTAAACTTGGAAACCTGCTCACCAATCTTCACTACACGACCAACAATCTCATGTCCAGGTACGACTGGGTAAACCGTCCCTTTCCACTCATTAGCGACTGTATGCAGATCCGAGTGACACACGCCACAGTAAAGGATCTCAATCTGTACGTCGTGCGGCCCTAACTCTCGCCGCTCAAAAGTGAACAAGCCTAGTGGTGTACTTGCACTTTGGGCAGCGTATCCAAGACTCTTAATCACAGATGATCTCCTTTTTAGTAAGTTTTTTCATGGCTTATATGAACTTTATTCAAGGTTTTCTGACTCAGTTCCTCGAAACTGCTCATATACTTCGCAATTAACAAACCAAGGTTGTTCCTACTCAGTATTAAATGGTAGGACAGGGGAGTATCCCTCCTCTGCCCAGATTCGTCTCGATATTTCCCGAACAATGTCCCTGATCATTGCGGCTTTGATAGCTGCATGAAAATGAGTATAAAGAAGTCAGACTGGTCTGAGTCAACCATCATAAGTATGAGACAGTAGACGAAGCAGGTGGAGCAGGGGAAAAAATATCTACTAGTCCTGTTGGATGGAAGAATTGAGTAATTTAATTTTTTGAGTTCCCTAAAGCGCTTATGGTATGTTGCTTTGCAAAAATTTTTTGAAGCTAGCAGAACTTATGGGATTTGCGCCATCAATGTCTATATTTAATTACAGGAGCCTTAGAGGAAATTTATATGTTTGGACTGGGATGGCCAGAAATAGCTGTAATTACCATAGTCGCTGTTCTAATTTTTGGCCCAAAAAAAATTCCCGAACTGGGAACCGCACTGGGCAAAACCCTACGAGGATTTAAGGAGGAGATGAAAACTCCCAGTGACGAAACTAATCAGGAAGAAGAAAAACAATAATAAAAGTAATCAGAATACAGGAGTCAGCAAACTGACTCCTCCTAACTACAGCAGGGTATTAACAACAGAAGAAGGTGCTATTCCATTTTGGGAATCGATGATAGTTGTGCCGGGATTTTGTTGGTGTGTTTCTTCTTTAACTACACCACGCAGCTTAATTAACTTAATAGCGCGAGTCACGCTTTCTGGTAAAATTACCACCAGGCTGTTATCAGGAGCCATGTCTAAGCCTTTATTTATCGCTTGGGTTTCATCCAGAATGGATTCATAGCGGCTATCAGGCTTAACTTCGTTGATGCCTTGAATAATCAACTGGGCGGCTGAACCCCGTAGTCTTCCCCGTGTGTCATCGTCTTCTTTGACGATGATGTAATCAAAAATTTGCGCTGCTAATTTGCCCAAAGTAACAAAGTCTTCGTCGCGGCGATCGCCTGGGCCACCAATTACGCCAATCCGTTGCCCTGTAGTCCAATTCCGAACAAAGGAACCTACAGCTTCGTAACTGGCTGCGTTGTGGGCATAATCTACTAAAGCGTGGTACTTCCCTAGATTAAATAAATTCATTCGTCCTGGCGTTTGACTAACTGAAGCCCGGAAGGTCTTCAAACCAGCACGAATCTGCTCAATTGTGACGTTTTGCACGAATGCTGCCAAAGTTGCTGCTAAAGCGTTGGCAATCATAAAGGGCGCACGTCCGCCCATTGTTAAAGGTATATTTTCTGCTCTTTCTATGCGGTGTGTCCAATCTCCTTTAACAATTGACAAATAGCCATTTTCATACACTGCTGCTACTCCACCCTTTTGGATGTGCTTTCGCACCAATTCCGAGTCGGGGTTCATTGTGAAGTAAGCAATATTAGCCTTAGTTTTTTCTGACATGGCGGCGACTCTGCGATCGTCGGCGTTAAGTACCGCATAGCCATCCGGGAATACGGCTTCCGCTACTACACTCTTGAGGTTAGCTAACTGCTCAATGGTCTCTATATCGCCAATTCCTAAGTGGTCGGCGGCTACATTTAATACTACTCCCACATTTGCGGCTTCAAAGCCCAATCCAGAGCGGAGAATGCCACCGCGAGCCGTTTCTAGTACCGCTACTTCTACTGTGGGATCTTGGAGGATGACGTGGGCACTTTGGGGGCCTGTGTTATCGCCAGCTTCTACTAAATAATCACCGATGTATGTTCCATCTGTAGTAGTATAACCGACTACCTTTCCAGTCTGTTTATAAATATGTGCTAGTAGTCGGGTTGTAGTAGTTTTGCCGTTAGTGCCAGTAATACTAAGGATGGGAATTTGGCCAGATTGCTCGTTGGGGAACAGCATATCCATTACTGCGCCAGCGACGTTGCGGGAGATACCTACACTTGGGGCAACGTGCATCCGAAAGCCGGGAGCGGCGTTAACTTCGACAATCACGCCATCAACTTCCCGCAGAGGACGGCTAATATCCGTGGTGACGATATCGAGTCCGGCAATATCCAAACCGATAATTTTGACTACCCGTTGTGCTAACCAACGGTTTTCTGGGTGAATTTCATCGGTACGGTCTACGGCGCTACCACCTGTACTTAAGTTTGCTGTTGCTCTGAGATAACAAATCGTGCCTTTGGGTGGTACGCTATTTAGGGTATAGCCTTGCCTTTCTAAGAGTTGGTAGCTGGTGCGGTCTAGTTCAATCTTGGTTAGGACGTTATCATGTCCTTCACCGCGATTTGGGTCAAGGTTTGTTTCCTCAATCAGTTCGGCAATGGTGGATCTGCCGTTGCCAATTACATGAGCTGGGACGCGTTCGGCTACTGCTACTACTTTGCCATTTACGACTAGTACCCTGTGGTCGCGTCCAACGTAATATCTTTCGACAATAATTCCTCGGGAAACCTGTCTAGCAGCTTCGTATCCGGCTTCAGCTTCTTCCCAAGTTCTGATATCAATGGTGATCCCCCGTCCATGATTGCCATCCACTGGCTTGATGACGATGGGATAGCCGCCAACCAATTCAATGGCTTGTTCCAAATCGTCTAAGAAGTTGATCACTGTACCTCTGGGTACTGGCGCACCAGCAGCAGCGAGGATGCGTTTAGTGGCTTCTTTATCACAAGCTAGTTCTACGCCCAGAATGCTGGTGTTGTCCGTCATTGTGGCCTGCATCCGCTTCTGATTCACGCCGTAGCCCAGCTGAATCAAAAAGCGGGCTTCCAGAGACATCCAGGGAATACCTCTTTTTTCTGCTTCTTTGATGATTGCTTCAGTAGAGGGGCCTAAAGAAGCATCACGGGTGAAGTCTTTCAGGTCTTGGATATCTTGCTCTAGTTCTGCCTTGGGATAACGGCCTCGATCAACGATACTCTGGCATAGCCGGACTGCGGCTCGTCCAGCGTAGCGTCCTGCTTCCTCGTTCTGATACTCGATTACTACTTGGTAAATTCCGCGTGTGGCTGTTTCGCGGGTGCGACCAAAGCCAACATGCATACCAGCTAATTCCTGGAGTTCTAGGGCTACGTGTTCTACGATATGACCAATCATAGTGCCTTCTTTGACTCGCATCAGAAAACCACCACGACAGCCAGGAGAACAATAATGACCCTCCAGACTCGGCAGCGCCTCAACTAGTCCTTCATAAAAGCCAGGGATTTCATTCGAGGGCGTCTCGGCAAGGTTTTCTAAATCGAGGCGCATGACGATCAGCTTGTGGCGTCGAATGCTCCAATAGTTTGGGCCGCGTAAGGTCTGGATCTTGAGGATTCTCATGGGAATAGGTAGATGGAGATTCGGAACCAAAATTCTAGTTTCTTACTGGAATTGACCGCCAAACTGTTCGTTGCAAACAGTTTTTTCTTTTTACATAGTATTCTCATCATTTTTCTACAACAAGAAATAAATGTGCGGTCAACAGATTTTGGATTTTAGATTTATGATTTTGGATTAAAAGAGACAATTAGGGTACTTAGCTATCTAGATTTACGATCGCAAAGTCTTAATGAGTCCTTGAGGTTTTTAGATTTGTTTCGCCTACTTTCTGGCGGCATCTGCCAAAAAGCTCTTTTAATCTAAAATCCGTCTTGAAAAGCTTGCTAGGTCGGTAAACCTTCCTTACAACTTTTTGCAAAATCCAAAATCTAAAATTTGTGGCCAACTCAGTGTAACCTTAGATACTTTATCCCGTCAGCTGGAGATCCGGTGTACAGCAGGCAATACAGTGCGCTGGTACAAGTGGAAGCGATCGCCGTAGCTGAGGATATGGAGACGTAAATTATGTACTGTTAATGGTTCATTAGCACCAACATGGGGTTCGTTGGTGTGGGTGGCTTCAGTGGGATCAACAATGGTGACACTGCCTTTGCCCATAACTTGTAACCAACCATCACGTTCAAATACTGCACAAGTATCTTCGTCAATGCCAATACCTAAGCGATCGGGGTGAGCTGCGATCGCACTAATCAGCCGTCCCATGCGATTACGGTTGTGAAAGTGTTGGTCAACGATGACTTCAGGAATAAACCCTAAACCCGTTGCCATATCAACTAGGGAACGATTTGGCGACTCTCCACTACCGCCGCCAGCAATCATGTGATGCCCCATCACTGCTGCTCCTGCACTCGTGCCTGCTAAAGTAAGTTGTCCCGCCCTCACACGCTGGCGAATAATTTCCATTGCTGGCGTATCTGCCAATACACCACAGAGACGCAGCTGATCGCCTCCTGTCAAAAATACCCCACTACAGGCTTCTAAGGATGCTTTGATCTGGGAGGATTCACACTGTTCCCGTTCGCGGATGTCTAAAATCTCTACCTTCTGAGCACCCATTTCTTCAAAAATGCGAATATACCTACCACCGATGATGGCGGGTTCGCGAGAGGCAGATGGAATAATTGTAATATAAGCCTTACTAGCACCGGCGCGTCCAAAAAAAGTTCTTAGGATTTCGCGCCCATGAACTTTATCTTCTGCACCTCCAATAACCAGAACGGCGGTTTTCGTTGCTTGGGGTGTCCTCATTTCTAGCGATTTAGCTTGTAATTGCGGCATTGTGTTTCTCCTGTCAACAACTTCAGGTGAATTTAACAAGGTTCATAAGCAGCCATGATTTTTGCGCTTTGCAACTTTTGAGAGGACACTTTTTGGAAGTTTGCAACTGGGTAAGCCACTCTCCAAATTTTCGCTTAACGCTCGCGTTGCCTCAGTCTAAACTTGTTCGTTCCCATTCCTCAAAGCCAGCGCCTTGTTTTTCACCTGTCCACTCGCAGCAGGGCAAAATAGTCTTTATGGGGCTAAATTCCCGCTTTGGGGTTGAGGACGAGCAGTTAAGACTACGCTTTTTTCTGAGGCTGGCTTGATGCATCCTGGAAGTTGTTAACTTGATAAGATTATTAATTTAAATGTAGTTGTGACAACATTTAAACATAAATTAAGTAATTAGAAAAACTTTTAATCCCATCTAAAATCCAAGAGGTCTGGTAGTTTTAGATACTATTGATAAAGTTTAACTGGAGTTTAAGCCGAATGGCGGCTTGTTGATGTTTGCTAGACATTCAAATTTAAGATTAGTGTCCTTGAATACGAATAACTGTGCGCTTTGATATAGTTACGCTTTTTCCTGACTGTTTTAACTCTGTTCTCAATTCTGGTCTGCTAGGTAAAGCCTTAGCCAAACAGATTGCCGAAGTGCATCTGGTTAACCCACGGGACTTTACCACTGACAAGCACCGAAAGGTGGATGATGAACCCTACGGCGGCGGCGTAGGGATGCTAATGAAGCCAGAACCCATTTTTAACGCTGTGGAGTCGCTGCCAACTCTACCCCGAAGAGAAATAATTTTGATGAGTCCACAGGGTCAAACAATCAATCAACCTCTTTTAAAAGAATTGGTGACGAATTATGACCAGTTAGTAGTTATTTGCGGGCATTACGAAGGAGTGGATGAGAGGGTGCTACATTTGGTAACTCGTGAAGTATCTTTAGGCGATTTTATTCTGACTGGCGGGGAAATTCCAGCAATGGCTTTGATTAATGGCGTAGTGCGGCTGATCCCAGGAACCGTAGCTAAAACGGAGTCCCTCACCGCAGAAAGTTTTGAGGAAGGGTTATTAGACTATCCCCAATATACTCGTCCTGCCAATTTTCGCGGTTTAAAAGTGCCTGATATCTTGCTCAGTGGCAATCACGCCGCGATCGCCCGGTGGCGTTATGAGCAACAAATTGAAAGAACCCGCGATCGCCGCCCTGATCTTTTGGAGAAATTGAAGCAGGGGGCAGGGGGCAGGGAGCAGGGGGAGCAGGGGGAGCAGGGGGAGCAGGGGAGGCAGGGGGAGAATAATAATTTTTAACTCCTAACTCCTAACTCCTAACTCCTAACTCCTAACTCCTAACTCCTAACTCCTAACTCCTAACTCCTAACTAACGACAAATGACAAATGACTAAAATTCGTATTGGTAACGGCTACGATATTCATCAACTGGTGAGCGATCGCGCTTTGATTTTAGGTGGAATTCAAATTCCCCATGAATTGGGTTTATTGGGGCACAGTGACGCTGATGTGTTAACACACGCAATTATGGATGCCATGCTTGGGGCATTATCTTTGGGCGATATTGGTCATTATTTTCCGCCTAGCGATGCCAAATGGGCGGGAGCAGATAGTTTAGTACTATTAAATCAAGTACATCAACTGATTCGGGATCAAGGCTGGCAAATCGGAAATATTGACTCAGTGGTAGTAGCAGAACGTCCAAAATTAAAACCGCATATTCACAATATGCGCGACAAACTAGCGGCTGTTTTAGAATTAGAACCAAATCAAATTGGCATCAAAGCTACCACCAACGAAAAATTAGGCCCCGTTGGACGTGAAGAAGGTATATGTGCTTATGCTGTTGTCTTGCTAGTTGCTTCAGAATAACTTTCTTTTAGCCTCTGAATTAAAGATATTCAAGACTGATTAGGATAGAAATCAATGATTGATAGCGTTAAACAAAGCTTAACTTGGTGGGGAATTAGAACCATGCAAGCTACAAATTTAGAAGATGTAGACTTTCCTGATATTGTTGCTTTAGACAAAGAGGGGCAAATTATTCTCATAGCTGAAGTCAAAGGTTTACCATTTAATTTTCAAGAAAAAAAAGCCCAAGAATATGCTATTTTAAGGCTGATTGATTACTTACAAGCTGCAAAGATAGCGATTCCCTTTGCTATGCTTGTTGATGTAAATAACATTCTTATTTTTAAATGGGATGGCAATAATTTATCAGAGCCGATTATTAGTATTAAGACTGCTGATGTGCTTAGTTATTACGAGCCAGAATTTAATAAAAAACAAATTTTTAATCTTTATCTTATAGGTCTGACAGAAGCCTGGATAAGTGATTTCTGCTATCACTGGAAGTCAGAAATACCGCCAGCATCTAAGGAGATAGCAGAAATAGGTTTATCACAGTTATTAAAAGGTGGAATTACTCAACCTTAGGTATTATTGGCAGTGAGACTTTACGTAGAAACAAACTTCTTAATGAGTATTGCTAAAGGACAGGATGAACTAGCAGAAAATTTTCTGGAAAATGCACCTACCTCAATATCCTTAGCAATACCCAGCATTTGTTATGTAGAATCTTTGGCGACTTTAGAGCAAGAAGACAAATATAACCAGGATTTTATTAGGCGATTGGACATTCAAGTTAACGAGGCTGCAAGAGATAAAACTTCACAAAATGCTAAATTAGTTGTTAATTATTTAAAACAAGCTAAAATTAGCTTTCTGCAACGTACTAATGACACAGAAAAACGTTTTTGTATAGCCTTAAACCAGCTTCTTACTAAAGCAGAAGAGATTTCATTAACAACAGAAATTATTCATGAAAGCCTTGCTAAAAATATCCTTGAAAGGCATCTTATGGACAAATTGATTATAGAGTCTATAGTTCACCATCCACGCTTACACCCAAATGAAATAAAAATATTTTTAAGCGCTAATTCCAATGAATTTGGTAAGCGTGAAGTTATAGAAGTTTTACGAGATAGTGGTATTCAGTATTTCAATAAAACCCAGAACTTCCTTGGTTGGCTACAATCTCAATCAAATTAACTACATTATTTGCGTATTGAAAGTATGAAAATTTTTAGAAAAATATTTCTGGCAATTAAAAGTTTTTGCTTACCAATAATTCTGGTTTCGGCAACAGCAATTACAATTACCGCGTGCAATCCATCTAACTTTAAAACCGCAGCCGCACAAGTTCCCCAGTTGGTTCTTTCTACTTTGAGCGACCCTAAAACCTTTAACTACGCTCTCATCCAAGAATCTCCCAATATTTCTGGTTTCACTTATGAAGCATTAGCTACTCAAAATGGAATAACTAAGGAAATTGAGCCGGCTTTGGCTGAATTTTGGGAACTTTCCCCAGACAAACTGCGGTTTGTCTTTACCTTGCGAGAAGGATTGAAGTGGTCGGATGGTCAGCCATTAACAGCCGATGATGTCGTTTTTTCTTTCAATGACATCTACATGAACAAGCGCATTCCCACTTATACACAAGATGCTCTCCGCATTGGTATCAGTAAGGCTTTTCTCAAAGTCCGCAAAATCGATGAACGTCGGGTAGAATTTATTCTGCCAGAACCGTTTTCTCCTTTCTTGCGATCAATTGCATCAGGGGTAGGAATATTACCAGAACACGCCTTGCGTGCAGCAGTGGAAGCTAAAAACTCTGATGGTAAGCCAGTGTTTATGTCCACTTGGGGAACCGACACAGACCCGAAAAAAATTATTGTTAATGGCCCTTACACAATCGAGAGTTATTCAACCAATCAACGCGTAATATTTCGGCGCAACCCTTACTACTGGCGTCAAAAAGATGCACAAGGAAAACAACTGCCATATATTGAGCGTGTAATTTGGCAAATTGTGGAATCGCCTGATACAGCTTTGCTGCAATTTCGTTCTGGAGGGTTAGATTTACTAGAAATTGGCCCTGCAAATTTTCAATTGCTCAAGCGTCAAGAAAAGCAGGGTAACTTTACTATTAAAAATGCTGGGCCTGACTCTGGGACAAGTTTTATAACTTTCAATCTCAACAAAGGTAGTCGCAACGGCAAGCCTGTTGTAGATCCCATTAAATCCCGCATTTTTAACAACGTTGCTTTTAGACAGGCTGTCGCCTACGCAATCGATCGCCAAACGATGATCAACAACACTTTGCGGGGA contains:
- the cbiT gene encoding precorrin-6Y C5,15-methyltransferase subunit CbiT gives rise to the protein MPSQLWPYITPGIPDELFENLPGIPLSQREVRLLLIAQLRLKSDSVLWDIGAGTGTIPVEVGLLCPDGKIIAIERDEEVANLIKRNCDRFDVKNVEVIEGSAPECLHDLKVTPHRVCIEGGRPIQEILQAAWHYLPPSGRVVATAANLESLYAISQSFSLLRARNIEVVQSAVNRLETRGYSQTFTAVDPIFILSGEKLD
- a CDS encoding serine/threonine protein kinase yields the protein MIGEILGDRYEVQQLLGKKAGRRTLLARDLQTQELVVIKLLSFGDDFEWDSLKLFEREAETLKSLSHPLIPQYLNYFEVNLPTIKGFALVQTYIRAKTLEQYLQTGRTFTETEVKQIAKALLEILIYLHELHPPVIHRDIKPSNILLGERSGNSVGQVYLVDFGSVQTVLATETGTRTVVGTYGYMPPEQFGGRTVAASDLYSLGATLIYLMTGNHPADLPQKDFRIQFEQAANVSPSFSKWLKWMIEPSLEGRFSSAAGAIAALDKPQATLPALVVRKPDGSKIQLTKNWDSLEIIIPPAGLHESIVFTGLFAIVWNSFVLIWTINALSIMPFPGNIPFALFSLPFWGAGFMMMYKFIFNLFGSIYLRLNPEQITLTWELFSWKFERPRPSPRQSVNKLVYIPKHFIKGSKDTRVAVPAQLYICSGLKKYQIGGNDGGIKSEVELEWLAHELSEWLGLPITNPMGSELS
- a CDS encoding NAD(P)-dependent alcohol dehydrogenase, whose translation is MIKSLGYAAQSASTPLGLFTFERRELGPHDVQIEILYCGVCHSDLHTVANEWKGTVYPVVPGHEIVGRVVKIGEQVSKFKVGETAGVGCMVDSCRTCPNCRESFEQYCDNEIIFTYNSPEKQTGKTTYGGYSNQIVVDENYVLRVSEKLDLAGVAPLLCAGITTYSPLRYWKVGKGDKVGIVGLGGLGHMGLKLAHAFGAYTVLFTTSSGKTEDAKRLGADEVVISKNSDEMNKHINSFDFILNTVSVSHNLDAYTQLLKRGGTLCLLGVPENPHPSPNIGNLIFKRRVIAGSMIGGIQETQEMLDFCAEHNIVSDIELIPIQKINQAYERMVKSDVKYRFVIDMASLKEE
- the tatA gene encoding twin-arginine translocase TatA/TatE family subunit, which translates into the protein MFGLGWPEIAVITIVAVLIFGPKKIPELGTALGKTLRGFKEEMKTPSDETNQEEEKQ
- the cphA gene encoding cyanophycin synthetase, with the protein product MRILKIQTLRGPNYWSIRRHKLIVMRLDLENLAETPSNEIPGFYEGLVEALPSLEGHYCSPGCRGGFLMRVKEGTMIGHIVEHVALELQELAGMHVGFGRTRETATRGIYQVVIEYQNEEAGRYAGRAAVRLCQSIVDRGRYPKAELEQDIQDLKDFTRDASLGPSTEAIIKEAEKRGIPWMSLEARFLIQLGYGVNQKRMQATMTDNTSILGVELACDKEATKRILAAAGAPVPRGTVINFLDDLEQAIELVGGYPIVIKPVDGNHGRGITIDIRTWEEAEAGYEAARQVSRGIIVERYYVGRDHRVLVVNGKVVAVAERVPAHVIGNGRSTIAELIEETNLDPNRGEGHDNVLTKIELDRTSYQLLERQGYTLNSVPPKGTICYLRATANLSTGGSAVDRTDEIHPENRWLAQRVVKIIGLDIAGLDIVTTDISRPLREVDGVIVEVNAAPGFRMHVAPSVGISRNVAGAVMDMLFPNEQSGQIPILSITGTNGKTTTTRLLAHIYKQTGKVVGYTTTDGTYIGDYLVEAGDNTGPQSAHVILQDPTVEVAVLETARGGILRSGLGFEAANVGVVLNVAADHLGIGDIETIEQLANLKSVVAEAVFPDGYAVLNADDRRVAAMSEKTKANIAYFTMNPDSELVRKHIQKGGVAAVYENGYLSIVKGDWTHRIERAENIPLTMGGRAPFMIANALAATLAAFVQNVTIEQIRAGLKTFRASVSQTPGRMNLFNLGKYHALVDYAHNAASYEAVGSFVRNWTTGQRIGVIGGPGDRRDEDFVTLGKLAAQIFDYIIVKEDDDTRGRLRGSAAQLIIQGINEVKPDSRYESILDETQAINKGLDMAPDNSLVVILPESVTRAIKLIKLRGVVKEETHQQNPGTTIIDSQNGIAPSSVVNTLL
- a CDS encoding cyanophycinase, translating into MPQLQAKSLEMRTPQATKTAVLVIGGAEDKVHGREILRTFFGRAGASKAYITIIPSASREPAIIGGRYIRIFEEMGAQKVEILDIREREQCESSQIKASLEACSGVFLTGGDQLRLCGVLADTPAMEIIRQRVRAGQLTLAGTSAGAAVMGHHMIAGGGSGESPNRSLVDMATGLGFIPEVIVDQHFHNRNRMGRLISAIAAHPDRLGIGIDEDTCAVFERDGWLQVMGKGSVTIVDPTEATHTNEPHVGANEPLTVHNLRLHILSYGDRFHLYQRTVLPAVHRISS
- the trmD gene encoding tRNA (guanosine(37)-N1)-methyltransferase TrmD, with translation MRFDIVTLFPDCFNSVLNSGLLGKALAKQIAEVHLVNPRDFTTDKHRKVDDEPYGGGVGMLMKPEPIFNAVESLPTLPRREIILMSPQGQTINQPLLKELVTNYDQLVVICGHYEGVDERVLHLVTREVSLGDFILTGGEIPAMALINGVVRLIPGTVAKTESLTAESFEEGLLDYPQYTRPANFRGLKVPDILLSGNHAAIARWRYEQQIERTRDRRPDLLEKLKQGAGGREQGEQGEQGEQGRQGENNNF